The proteins below come from a single Campylobacter concisus genomic window:
- a CDS encoding DUF4492 domain-containing protein, with protein sequence MIKNYLNIIASLYIEGFKNMKIGKKLWLLIIIKLIIMFGILKAFIFNETLNTKFQTDEEKSEFVIRNLIKE encoded by the coding sequence ATGATAAAAAACTACTTAAACATCATTGCCTCTTTATATATAGAGGGCTTTAAAAATATGAAAATAGGCAAAAAATTATGGCTTCTCATAATAATAAAGCTTATCATCATGTTTGGAATTTTAAAAGCCTTCATCTTTAACGAGACTCTAAATACCAAATTTCAAACCGACGAAGAAAAAAGCGAATTTGTAATTCGTAATTTAATAAAGGAATAA
- a CDS encoding cytochrome ubiquinol oxidase subunit I, giving the protein MSEMDFVDWSRAQFALTAIYHFLFVPLTLGLSFIIAIMETIYVKTGDKAWLEITKFWLKLFGINFAIGVATGIIMEFEFGTNWANYSWFVGDIFGAPLAIEGLLAFFMESTFFAIMFFGWDKVSKKFHLLSTWLVAIGSNLSALWILIANGWMQYPIGMKFNPDTARMEMENFFEVALNPLGISKFLHTVTSGYTISALFVIGISAWFLIQKRHILLAKKSIVVASAFGLITSAFLLLSGDESAYLAAQKQPMKLAAMEGLYKGEKNAGLVAAGILNPAKKLGDESEPFLFEIKVPYALGIMANRELDSFTPGINDLLYGNSEHNLISVEEKMAKGKVAIEALKNYKEAKKANDESLMKSSLSNLESNLNFLGYGYLKDAKDAVPPVALTFYSFHIMVALGTYFIALFAITLYLNLSRKYKFENIRAFLWICLFTIPLGYIAAEAGWIVAEVGRQPWVIQDLMTVGVGATNLSDSNVKISFILFAVLFTVLLIAEIKIMLKQIKIGFNNHA; this is encoded by the coding sequence ATGTCTGAGATGGATTTTGTTGATTGGTCTAGGGCTCAGTTTGCGCTGACTGCCATTTACCACTTTTTGTTTGTCCCGCTTACTTTGGGGCTAAGTTTTATCATCGCCATTATGGAGACGATATATGTTAAAACCGGCGATAAAGCCTGGCTTGAGATAACGAAATTTTGGCTAAAGCTCTTTGGTATAAATTTCGCTATCGGTGTGGCTACTGGCATCATTATGGAGTTTGAGTTTGGTACAAACTGGGCGAATTACAGCTGGTTTGTAGGCGATATATTTGGCGCTCCACTTGCGATTGAGGGCTTGCTCGCATTTTTTATGGAGAGTACATTTTTTGCCATTATGTTTTTTGGCTGGGATAAAGTCAGCAAGAAATTTCACCTGCTTTCAACTTGGCTTGTCGCGATTGGTTCAAATTTAAGCGCACTTTGGATCTTAATCGCAAATGGCTGGATGCAGTACCCAATAGGCATGAAATTTAACCCAGATACTGCAAGAATGGAGATGGAAAATTTCTTCGAAGTCGCGCTAAATCCTCTTGGAATTAGCAAATTTTTACACACAGTAACTAGCGGCTACACTATCTCGGCTCTTTTTGTGATAGGAATTTCTGCCTGGTTTTTGATCCAAAAACGCCACATCTTGCTAGCTAAAAAAAGTATCGTCGTTGCTAGTGCATTTGGTCTTATCACTTCGGCATTTTTGCTACTTAGCGGCGATGAGAGCGCATATCTTGCAGCTCAAAAGCAACCTATGAAGCTTGCTGCGATGGAGGGACTTTACAAGGGCGAGAAAAACGCTGGTCTAGTTGCAGCTGGCATTTTAAACCCAGCTAAAAAGCTTGGCGATGAGAGCGAGCCATTTTTATTTGAGATAAAGGTGCCTTACGCACTTGGCATCATGGCAAACAGAGAGCTTGACTCATTTACACCAGGTATAAATGACCTACTTTATGGCAATAGCGAGCACAATCTAATAAGCGTTGAAGAGAAGATGGCAAAGGGCAAAGTAGCTATCGAAGCTCTTAAAAACTACAAAGAGGCTAAAAAAGCAAATGACGAGAGCTTGATGAAAAGCTCGCTTTCAAATTTAGAGAGCAACCTAAATTTCTTAGGATATGGCTATCTTAAGGACGCAAAAGATGCTGTGCCACCAGTTGCACTTACATTTTATAGCTTCCACATCATGGTCGCTCTTGGTACATATTTCATAGCTCTTTTTGCTATTACGCTATATCTAAATCTTTCAAGAAAATATAAATTTGAAAACATAAGAGCATTTTTATGGATCTGTCTCTTTACCATACCACTTGGCTATATAGCAGCTGAAGCTGGCTGGATAGTAGCAGAGGTCGGTCGTCAGCCTTGGGTGATACAAGATCTTATGACCGTTGGCGTAGGAGCTACAAATTTATCTGACTCAAATGTCAAAATTTCATTTATATTATTTGCTGTTTTATTTACGGTCTTGCTAATTGCTGAGATCAAAATCATGCTTAAGCAAATAAAGATAGGATTTAACAACCATGCATAG
- a CDS encoding cytochrome d ubiquinol oxidase subunit II, with translation MHSLSLENLQIYWWFIVSLLGGLLVFMMFVQGGQTLIFSLGKDELKKDMLINSIGRKWELTFTTLVMFGGACFAAFPLFYATSFGGAYWVWLAILFCFIVQAVSYEYRKKPDNFLGARTYEIFLFINGSLGVILIGMAVSTFFSGSDFVLNEHNFVEWKTPFRGLEALANPYLYLLGIAMFFLSRIGGCLYLINNIADGEFIQNARKQLLINTVLFLPFFLGFLAWILTKDGFAYDANGVVSLMPYKYAINLIEMPIVGILLLVGVVLVLVGIFQGAFTKSIRGIFAYGVGVTLAVTALFLITGLNGTAFYPSFSDLSSSLTIKNASSSHYTLGVMAYVSLLVPVVLAYIIVVWRAIDSKKITQDEIKNDHHAY, from the coding sequence ATGCATAGTTTAAGCTTAGAAAATTTACAAATTTATTGGTGGTTTATAGTTAGCCTTCTTGGCGGACTTTTGGTATTTATGATGTTTGTTCAAGGCGGTCAAACACTCATCTTTAGCCTTGGCAAGGACGAGCTTAAAAAAGATATGCTCATAAATTCTATCGGTAGAAAATGGGAGCTTACATTTACAACGCTTGTTATGTTTGGTGGCGCGTGCTTTGCGGCGTTCCCGCTATTTTACGCTACTAGTTTTGGCGGCGCTTACTGGGTTTGGCTGGCTATTTTATTTTGCTTTATCGTCCAAGCTGTAAGCTACGAGTACCGCAAAAAGCCTGATAACTTCTTAGGCGCTAGAACTTATGAAATTTTCCTTTTTATAAATGGCTCACTTGGTGTTATCCTTATTGGCATGGCGGTTAGTACCTTTTTTAGTGGCAGTGACTTTGTACTAAATGAACACAACTTTGTCGAGTGGAAGACTCCATTTCGTGGTCTTGAAGCATTGGCAAATCCTTACTTATACTTGCTTGGCATAGCGATGTTTTTCCTATCTCGCATAGGCGGCTGCTTATATCTTATAAATAACATCGCTGATGGCGAATTTATACAAAACGCCAGAAAACAGCTACTTATCAACACCGTGCTATTCTTGCCATTTTTCTTAGGATTTCTTGCTTGGATACTTACAAAAGATGGCTTTGCATACGACGCAAATGGCGTAGTTAGCCTTATGCCTTACAAATATGCTATAAATTTGATCGAGATGCCTATCGTTGGTATATTGCTTCTTGTTGGCGTTGTTTTGGTACTTGTTGGAATTTTCCAAGGGGCATTTACAAAAAGCATACGTGGAATTTTTGCTTACGGCGTTGGCGTTACGCTAGCTGTGACTGCGCTATTTTTAATAACAGGACTAAATGGCACTGCATTTTATCCGTCATTTAGCGACCTTTCTAGCTCGCTAACTATCAAAAATGCAAGCTCAAGCCACTACACACTTGGCGTTATGGCATATGTTAGCTTGCTAGTGCCAGTAGTGCTTGCTTATATCATCGTTGTTTGGCGAGCGATAGATAGCAAGAAGATCACGCAAGATGAGATCAAAAACGATCATCACGCATACTAA
- a CDS encoding aryl-sulfate sulfotransferase, translated as MSKNFLSSVALAAVLVSGLSIGITPLEAGVLAHHVKVQGELGSVFINPYDVSPLTAIIDRAGKDIKNIHVKVKGKPDGGIDIDYNVSEHALLTHDGVPIWGLYPDYLNEVVLSYTFNGAKKVETYKIYAQPIVTYSRDFRFSHMQKTRVKKVDPAFKNRLYLINNTITSVYKPLDWKNGGAASWNDFTENYIVDTKGEVRWYLDYQKFYDRSERRVMDGGMMMGFHQLKNGDISFGMAQRYLRYDLMGKEIYNRPLPRGYIDLSHEVMPLKDDHALLRVGKYNYHHKDGKISHTIRDHIIEVDSTGKVVEEWDLNEIFGNNVYRSNLIKALDARAVCLNIDMDAKEIKISNDLPFGDITSTGTGRNWAHVNSISYDESDDSIILSLRHQGIVKIGRDKKVKWILASPEGWSEEFKAKVLTPVDSKGNKIKCENSKCEGEFDWSWTQHTAWLTPRYDNKGSIKHLSVFDNGDARGMEQPAFKEDKYSRAVEYKIDEKKGTVEQTWQFGKERGFDFYSAVTSNVEWQKDKNTYFISSSNVNLLRPDKTIKMVLVEIDPKTNEIKFEMDVDSASRDDVAYRAMVIDPEVFSY; from the coding sequence ATGAGCAAGAATTTCTTAAGTTCTGTTGCCCTTGCGGCTGTTTTGGTTAGTGGTCTTAGTATAGGCATCACGCCACTAGAGGCTGGAGTCCTCGCTCATCACGTAAAGGTTCAAGGCGAGCTTGGATCAGTCTTTATAAACCCCTACGACGTATCGCCTCTAACTGCTATCATCGATAGAGCTGGCAAAGACATTAAAAATATCCACGTCAAAGTAAAAGGCAAGCCAGATGGTGGTATTGATATCGACTACAACGTCTCAGAGCATGCCCTGCTAACGCATGATGGTGTGCCTATTTGGGGCCTTTACCCTGACTATCTAAACGAGGTCGTGCTTAGCTACACGTTTAACGGAGCTAAAAAGGTAGAAACATATAAAATTTACGCCCAGCCTATCGTCACATATAGCCGTGATTTTAGATTTTCTCACATGCAAAAGACTCGCGTCAAAAAGGTCGATCCTGCCTTTAAAAACAGGCTCTATCTCATAAATAACACGATCACAAGCGTCTATAAACCGCTTGACTGGAAAAACGGCGGTGCGGCTAGCTGGAATGATTTTACTGAAAACTACATAGTAGATACCAAAGGTGAGGTTAGATGGTACCTTGACTATCAGAAATTTTACGACCGCAGCGAGAGAAGAGTGATGGATGGAGGCATGATGATGGGCTTTCATCAGCTAAAAAATGGCGATATCAGCTTTGGCATGGCTCAAAGATATCTAAGATATGACCTTATGGGAAAAGAAATTTATAACCGCCCACTTCCAAGAGGCTACATCGATCTAAGCCATGAAGTTATGCCATTAAAGGACGATCACGCACTTCTTAGAGTTGGCAAATACAACTACCACCACAAAGATGGCAAAATTTCTCACACCATAAGAGATCACATCATCGAGGTCGATAGCACCGGTAAAGTGGTCGAAGAGTGGGATCTAAATGAAATTTTTGGCAACAACGTCTACCGCAGCAACCTCATAAAAGCGCTTGACGCAAGAGCTGTTTGCCTAAACATCGACATGGACGCAAAGGAGATAAAGATAAGTAATGATCTACCATTTGGCGACATCACCTCTACTGGCACAGGTAGAAACTGGGCTCACGTAAACTCTATCTCATACGATGAGAGCGACGATAGCATCATCCTCTCACTTCGCCACCAAGGTATCGTTAAAATCGGACGCGATAAAAAAGTAAAATGGATATTAGCTTCGCCTGAGGGCTGGAGTGAAGAATTTAAAGCCAAAGTGCTAACTCCAGTCGATAGTAAAGGCAATAAGATAAAATGCGAAAACTCAAAATGCGAGGGCGAATTTGACTGGTCATGGACTCAGCACACTGCATGGCTAACGCCAAGATACGACAACAAAGGCAGCATAAAACACCTAAGCGTATTTGACAATGGCGATGCAAGAGGCATGGAGCAGCCAGCCTTTAAAGAGGATAAATACTCTCGTGCGGTCGAGTATAAGATAGATGAGAAAAAGGGCACGGTTGAACAAACTTGGCAGTTTGGCAAAGAGCGTGGCTTTGACTTTTATAGCGCAGTTACTAGCAACGTCGAGTGGCAAAAAGATAAAAATACCTACTTCATCTCAAGCTCAAATGTAAATTTGCTCCGTCCTGACAAGACTATCAAAATGGTCTTAGTTGAGATCGATCCAAAGACAAATGAGATCAAATTTGAGATGGACGTGGACTCTGCTTCAAGAGATGATGTCGCTTATAGGGCGATGGTTATTGATCCGGAGGTATTTAGTTATTAG